In Sphingomonas sp. R1, a single genomic region encodes these proteins:
- a CDS encoding fasciclin domain-containing protein: MPRKTRLASLTGIVGAALLATGAVAAVQKYPMVGGAAMYPTKTIVENAVNSKDHTTLVAAVKAAGLVETLSGPGPFTVFAPTNAAFAKLPAGTVDTLVKPENKATLTKILTYHVVAGKLSAAQIAANAKAHGGKATLTTVQGEPITIMKGPKGGWVIQDAKGGKAKITIADVNQSNGVIHVIDSVLMP; encoded by the coding sequence ATGCCGCGCAAGACCCGTCTCGCCTCGCTCACCGGTATCGTGGGTGCCGCCCTGCTCGCCACCGGCGCCGTCGCTGCCGTGCAGAAATATCCGATGGTCGGCGGTGCCGCCATGTATCCGACGAAGACGATCGTCGAGAACGCCGTGAATTCCAAGGATCACACCACGCTGGTCGCCGCCGTGAAGGCCGCCGGCCTGGTCGAGACGCTCTCGGGCCCGGGCCCGTTCACCGTCTTCGCGCCGACCAACGCCGCCTTTGCCAAGCTTCCTGCCGGCACCGTCGACACGCTGGTGAAGCCGGAGAACAAGGCGACGCTGACGAAGATCCTCACCTACCATGTCGTGGCCGGCAAGCTCAGCGCGGCGCAGATCGCGGCCAATGCCAAGGCGCATGGCGGCAAGGCGACGCTCACCACCGTGCAGGGTGAGCCGATCACGATCATGAAGGGCCCGAAGGGCGGCTGGGTGATCCAGGATGCCAAGGGCGGCAAGGCCAAGATCACGATCGCCGACGTCAACCAGTCGAACGGCGTGATTCACGTGATCGACAGCGTCCTCATGCCCTGA
- a CDS encoding anti-sigma factor domain-containing protein: MADPLRPEEEEIALAAELALGLLQGDELAAARRRQLADPRFAAAVERWALDFAPLALGAADVPAPIGLWRRIEARLPAGDSGAVIALRRWRATAIAASAAAAVLLAILLLRPVPEAVVLPPQPVVVAQITGTDGATFAARYDVDQGMLHVRTESMPASRRAPELWVIPAGGKPVSLGLIATRGGRDMPISPDHRALLAEGATLAVTMEDAATAPHAGPSSPPVAAGKITIL; this comes from the coding sequence ATGGCTGATCCGCTGCGCCCCGAAGAGGAGGAGATCGCCCTCGCTGCGGAGCTCGCACTGGGGCTGCTCCAGGGCGACGAGCTTGCCGCCGCCCGGCGCCGCCAGCTTGCCGACCCCCGCTTCGCCGCGGCCGTCGAGCGCTGGGCGCTCGACTTTGCCCCCCTCGCACTGGGAGCTGCCGACGTGCCGGCGCCGATCGGTCTGTGGCGCCGGATCGAGGCGCGTTTGCCCGCAGGTGATTCCGGTGCGGTGATCGCGCTGCGGCGCTGGCGGGCGACCGCGATTGCGGCAAGCGCTGCTGCGGCCGTGCTGCTCGCGATCCTGCTGTTGCGACCGGTGCCGGAGGCCGTGGTGCTGCCGCCGCAACCGGTGGTGGTGGCGCAGATCACCGGTACCGACGGGGCGACCTTCGCAGCGCGGTATGACGTCGATCAGGGCATGCTCCACGTCCGCACCGAAAGCATGCCCGCCAGCCGCCGCGCGCCCGAGCTGTGGGTGATCCCGGCAGGTGGCAAGCCGGTGTCGCTGGGACTGATCGCGACGCGCGGCGGCCGCGACATGCCAATTTCGCCCGACCATCGCGCGCTGCTGGCGGAGGGGGCGACGCTCGCCGTGACGATGGAAGACGCTGCTACCGCGCCGCATGCGGGCCCCAGCAGCCCGCCGGTTGCCGCAGGAAAAATTACCATACTTTAA
- a CDS encoding sigma-70 family RNA polymerase sigma factor, with translation MASPTSSAGDGARARLVQALGDVASGDRKALKIVYDLTAAKLMGVCLRICQDREAAEDVMQEVYLKVWDRAGRFDASRASPITWLCTIARNTAIDWRRARGLGETAPVEAALDLPDGSPLADELLDAGETRARIFDCLEALDDKPRGAIRAAFFQGRTYPELAAAAAVPLGTMKSWIRRGLLQLRGCLGDG, from the coding sequence GTGGCTTCTCCCACCTCTTCTGCCGGCGACGGCGCGCGAGCCCGGCTCGTTCAGGCGCTTGGCGATGTCGCGAGCGGTGATCGCAAGGCGCTGAAAATCGTCTATGATCTGACAGCGGCGAAGCTGATGGGCGTCTGCCTGCGTATCTGCCAGGACCGCGAGGCCGCAGAGGATGTGATGCAGGAAGTGTATCTGAAGGTGTGGGACAGGGCAGGGCGCTTCGATGCGTCGCGCGCCAGCCCGATCACCTGGCTGTGCACGATTGCCCGCAACACCGCGATCGACTGGCGCCGCGCACGCGGGCTTGGCGAAACCGCCCCGGTCGAGGCCGCGCTCGACCTGCCCGATGGCAGCCCCCTGGCGGATGAACTTCTCGACGCGGGCGAAACCCGTGCGCGAATCTTCGATTGCCTGGAGGCGCTTGACGACAAGCCGCGGGGGGCGATCCGCGCCGCCTTCTTCCAGGGCCGCACCTATCCCGAACTGGCCGCCGCCGCCGCCGTGCCGCTGGGCACGATGAAGAGCTGGATTCGACGCGGTCTGCTGCAGCTCCGCGGGTGTCTCGGCGATGGCTGA
- a CDS encoding APC family permease: MPEPHARLDRSLGTAGVLFLTLSITTPASSLFVIVPGSLQIAGTGALLALGIAGVVCLATALIYAELSSAFPVAGGEYVMVGQTLGPAAGFVMLGVNACNNLLFPPVAALGIASVASTVVPGLPPVPVAVAVLLASMLIGILNIRFNALLTGAFLAAEVAAVLVILALGMATPVRDVLPLLLHPVAPAGGALVPATAANIGLATSVAIFALNGYGAAVYFGEEMHGASQRIARAILLALVGALLLEAVPIVAALAAAPDLAAFLSAEDPFGAFVRMRGGATLNLWVAIGILVAIVNAVIACILANGRFFYATARDGSWGRPIDAWLAAIHPRFGSPARATLVSGAIGIAACFLPLRLLLLLSGTGLIAIYAGLALATIAGRRRGSTGHAPYRMPLHPLPALATLLVLAVVAWLNALDPAEGQPALLATGAQIVLSALYYTLVLRRRGWTAHVRAPL, translated from the coding sequence ATGCCGGAACCACATGCGCGACTGGACCGCAGCCTCGGCACCGCCGGCGTGCTGTTCCTCACCCTGTCCATTACCACCCCGGCCTCGTCGCTGTTCGTGATCGTGCCGGGCAGCCTGCAGATTGCCGGCACCGGCGCGCTGCTCGCCCTGGGCATCGCCGGTGTTGTTTGCCTCGCGACGGCGCTGATCTATGCCGAGCTCTCCTCCGCCTTCCCCGTGGCGGGCGGCGAATATGTGATGGTGGGGCAGACCCTGGGCCCCGCCGCCGGGTTCGTGATGCTGGGGGTCAACGCCTGCAACAACCTTCTCTTCCCGCCGGTAGCCGCACTGGGCATCGCCTCGGTCGCGTCCACCGTTGTGCCCGGGCTGCCGCCGGTGCCGGTGGCGGTAGCGGTGCTGCTCGCCTCGATGCTCATCGGCATCCTCAACATCCGCTTCAATGCGCTGCTGACCGGCGCGTTTCTCGCCGCAGAGGTGGCCGCGGTGCTGGTGATCCTGGCACTGGGAATGGCGACGCCCGTGCGCGACGTCCTGCCGCTGCTTCTCCACCCCGTGGCGCCAGCGGGTGGCGCGCTGGTCCCGGCGACGGCGGCGAATATTGGCCTCGCCACCTCGGTCGCGATCTTCGCGCTTAACGGGTACGGCGCGGCCGTCTATTTCGGCGAGGAAATGCACGGCGCGTCGCAGCGGATCGCCCGCGCGATCCTGCTGGCGCTGGTCGGTGCGCTGCTGCTGGAGGCCGTGCCGATCGTCGCCGCGCTGGCCGCCGCGCCGGACCTTGCCGCCTTCCTGTCTGCCGAGGATCCGTTCGGGGCTTTCGTGCGGATGCGGGGCGGGGCGACGCTCAACCTGTGGGTGGCGATCGGCATCCTCGTCGCCATCGTCAATGCCGTGATCGCCTGCATCCTCGCCAATGGACGCTTCTTCTACGCGACCGCCCGCGACGGCAGCTGGGGGCGGCCGATCGACGCCTGGCTCGCGGCGATCCACCCCCGGTTCGGCTCGCCCGCACGCGCGACCTTGGTGTCCGGCGCGATCGGGATTGCCGCCTGCTTCCTCCCGCTGCGGCTGTTGCTGCTGCTCAGCGGCACCGGCCTGATCGCGATCTACGCGGGGCTGGCGCTCGCGACGATCGCCGGGCGGCGCCGCGGCAGCACCGGACATGCCCCCTATCGCATGCCGCTGCACCCCTTGCCCGCCCTCGCCACGCTGCTGGTGCTGGCCGTCGTTGCGTGGCTGAATGCGCTGGACCCGGCCGAAGGCCAGCCAGCACTGCTCGCCACCGGCGCGCAGATCGTGCTCTCCGCCCTTTATTATACGCTGGTGCTGCGGCGGCGCGGGTGGACGGCGCACGTGCGAGCCCCGCTTTGA
- a CDS encoding MFS transporter: MGGFAIGTTEFATMSLLPYFSKGLGIDEPTAGHVISAYALGVVVGAPLLAVAAAKWSRRTLLIALMASFALFNAASALAPTYHWMLLFRFLSGLPHGAYFGIASLVAASLVPNDQRSQAVGRIMLGLSVATVLGVPAANWLGQAVGWRWGFAIVAVLALITVLLVLWLAPQDRPQQGASPLRELRALANGQVWLTLGVSAIGFGGLFCVYTYVASTLMHVTGTPPWGVPLVLAIFGMGMIGGNIVVPRFADRALMPTGAALLIASAIALSLYPLAAHSLPLVALDVFAIGFAGALGPVLQTRLMDVAGEAQALAAALNHSAFNTANALGPWLGGLAIAAGYGWTSTGWVGALLALGGLAILGAAVLADRRTA; this comes from the coding sequence ATGGGCGGGTTCGCGATCGGCACCACCGAATTCGCGACGATGAGCCTCCTGCCCTATTTCTCCAAGGGTCTGGGCATTGATGAGCCGACCGCGGGCCATGTCATCAGTGCCTATGCGCTGGGCGTGGTGGTGGGGGCGCCGCTGCTCGCGGTGGCAGCGGCGAAATGGTCGCGGCGGACGCTGCTGATCGCGCTGATGGCGAGCTTCGCGCTGTTCAACGCAGCGAGTGCCCTCGCCCCGACCTATCACTGGATGCTGCTCTTCCGCTTCCTCAGCGGGCTGCCGCACGGCGCCTATTTCGGGATCGCCTCGCTGGTCGCGGCGTCCCTCGTGCCGAACGACCAGCGTTCACAGGCAGTAGGGCGGATCATGCTCGGCCTTTCGGTGGCAACCGTGCTCGGCGTGCCCGCAGCCAACTGGCTCGGCCAGGCGGTGGGCTGGCGCTGGGGCTTCGCCATCGTCGCGGTGCTGGCGCTGATCACCGTGCTGCTGGTGCTCTGGCTGGCGCCGCAGGACCGCCCGCAGCAGGGCGCGAGCCCGTTGCGGGAGTTGCGTGCGCTGGCCAACGGGCAGGTCTGGCTGACGCTGGGGGTGAGCGCGATCGGCTTTGGCGGGCTGTTCTGCGTCTACACCTATGTTGCCTCAACGCTGATGCACGTCACCGGCACCCCGCCCTGGGGCGTGCCGCTGGTGCTGGCGATTTTCGGCATGGGGATGATCGGCGGCAACATCGTCGTGCCGCGCTTTGCCGACCGCGCGCTGATGCCGACCGGCGCGGCGCTGCTGATCGCCAGCGCGATCGCCTTGTCGCTCTATCCGCTGGCAGCGCATTCGCTGCCGCTGGTGGCGCTCGACGTCTTCGCAATCGGCTTTGCCGGCGCGCTGGGACCGGTGCTGCAGACCCGCCTGATGGACGTGGCCGGCGAGGCGCAGGCGCTGGCCGCCGCACTCAACCATTCGGCGTTCAACACCGCCAACGCGCTGGGCCCCTGGCTGGGCGGGCTGGCGATCGCCGCCGGTTACGGCTGGACGTCGACCGGCTGGGTCGGCGCGCTGCTGGCGCTAGGCGGGTTGGCGATCCTCGGGGCCGCAGTGCTGGCCGACCGCAGGACCGCGTAA
- the nhaA gene encoding Na+/H+ antiporter NhaA gives MRRRIRHIRSATRAFLHGEAAGGIFLIAAAALAMLAANLPGVSETYFHTLHQETGPVIAPLHGPMTVHLWINDGLMAVFFLLVGLEIKREFVDGRLASWDRRRLPVIAAAAGMVVPAAVYLLIAGRTPGVTSGWAIPAATDIAFAIGVLAILGSRAPAALKLFLTTVAIVDDMGAVAIIAVAYTAHIDLIALSGAAVVLGVMIACNRFGVRHLAVYLALAVVLWVLVFQSGVHATIAGVAAAMTIPLVKSPAAPDAVDSPLHRLEHALHPWSAFLIVPLFGFANAGVSFEGLSPAILLEPLPLGIAAGLFLGKQLGIFGSIWLAVKTGFAKRPGNAGWRQIYGVSLLAGIGFTMSLFIGGLAFPGNALFVDEVKIGVLLGSILSAVAGYAVLRSASTAAPRIANPPSASSAPTQPVDVQP, from the coding sequence ATGCGACGCCGAATCCGCCATATCCGATCGGCGACGCGGGCCTTCCTCCACGGCGAGGCGGCGGGCGGCATCTTCCTGATTGCCGCGGCTGCGCTGGCGATGCTGGCGGCGAACCTGCCCGGCGTCTCCGAAACCTATTTCCACACGCTCCACCAGGAGACCGGCCCGGTGATCGCGCCGCTCCACGGCCCGATGACCGTCCACCTGTGGATCAACGACGGGCTGATGGCGGTGTTCTTCCTGCTCGTCGGCCTCGAGATCAAGCGCGAGTTCGTCGACGGGCGGCTGGCGAGCTGGGACCGCCGCCGCCTGCCGGTGATCGCCGCCGCCGCGGGCATGGTCGTGCCCGCGGCCGTCTATCTGCTGATCGCCGGCCGCACCCCCGGCGTCACCAGCGGCTGGGCGATCCCCGCCGCCACCGACATCGCCTTTGCGATCGGCGTGCTGGCGATCCTTGGCAGCCGCGCGCCGGCCGCGCTCAAGCTGTTCCTGACCACCGTGGCGATCGTCGACGACATGGGCGCGGTGGCGATCATCGCCGTCGCCTATACGGCGCATATCGACCTGATTGCGCTTTCCGGCGCCGCGGTGGTGCTGGGCGTGATGATCGCCTGCAATCGCTTCGGCGTGCGCCATCTCGCCGTCTATCTGGCGCTGGCGGTCGTGCTGTGGGTGCTGGTCTTCCAGTCGGGCGTGCATGCGACCATCGCGGGCGTCGCCGCGGCGATGACGATCCCGCTGGTCAAGTCGCCTGCCGCACCCGATGCCGTGGACTCGCCGCTTCACCGGCTGGAGCATGCGCTGCACCCCTGGTCCGCGTTTCTGATCGTGCCGCTCTTCGGCTTCGCCAACGCGGGCGTCTCGTTCGAAGGCCTGTCCCCGGCGATCCTGCTCGAACCTTTGCCGCTGGGCATCGCCGCCGGGCTGTTCCTCGGCAAGCAACTCGGCATCTTCGGCAGCATCTGGCTGGCGGTGAAGACGGGGTTCGCCAAGCGCCCCGGCAATGCCGGCTGGCGGCAGATCTACGGCGTGTCGCTGCTTGCCGGGATCGGCTTCACGATGAGCCTGTTCATCGGCGGCCTCGCCTTCCCCGGCAACGCGCTGTTCGTCGACGAGGTGAAGATCGGCGTACTGCTCGGCTCGATTCTGTCGGCGGTGGCGGGTTACGCGGTCCTGCGGTCGGCCAGCACTGCGGCCCCGAGGATCGCCAACCCGCCTAGCGCCAGCAGCGCGCCGACCCAGCCGGTCGACGTCCAGCCGTAA
- a CDS encoding lysine--tRNA ligase yields MSIVTPELRAAALVSKAWPYEEARKLLKRYPQIAEGGAPEKGHVLFETGYGPSGLPHIGTFNEVLRTTMVRRAFESLCDVPTRLIAFSDDMDGLRKVPDNVPNQAMLREHLGKPLTQVPDPFEKYESFAHHNNARLREFLDQFGFEYEFASSTDYYTGGRFDDALKKVLRHYSGIMDVMLPTLRAERQATYSPVLPISPTSGIVLQVPVEVVDAEAGLIAFEDEGERIVQSVLGGKAKLQWKVDWAMRWVALDVDYEMAGKDLIDSVTQSGKIARVLGGRPPEGFNYEMFLDEKGEKISKSKGNGLSLEQWLTYGPEESIAFYAYREPKKAKQLHLGVIPRAIDEYWQFRGNYAGQAVEQRLGNPVHHIHNGEPPAETLPVTFGLLLNLVGVMGEATKEQVWGYLTNYVPDANPATYPALDRLIGYALAYARDFVAPTLKKRAPVGVEIEALQRLDTELAALPADATAEAIQDQVYEIGKTGGFETLRDWFKALYETLLGSEQGPRMGSFVALYGIANSRKLIADALAKVA; encoded by the coding sequence ATGAGCATCGTAACCCCCGAACTCCGCGCAGCCGCGCTCGTCTCCAAGGCCTGGCCCTATGAAGAGGCGCGCAAGCTGCTCAAACGCTACCCCCAGATCGCTGAGGGTGGCGCGCCGGAGAAAGGCCATGTGCTGTTCGAGACCGGCTATGGTCCCTCGGGCCTGCCGCATATCGGCACCTTCAACGAAGTGCTGCGCACCACCATGGTCCGCCGCGCCTTCGAGAGCCTGTGCGACGTTCCCACCCGCCTGATCGCGTTTAGCGACGACATGGACGGGCTCCGCAAGGTGCCGGACAATGTGCCCAACCAGGCGATGCTGCGCGAACATCTCGGCAAGCCGCTGACCCAGGTGCCCGATCCGTTCGAGAAGTACGAAAGCTTCGCGCACCACAATAATGCGCGGCTCCGCGAATTTCTCGACCAGTTCGGCTTCGAATATGAGTTCGCCTCGTCCACCGACTATTACACCGGCGGCCGCTTCGACGATGCGCTGAAGAAGGTGCTGCGCCACTATTCCGGCATCATGGACGTGATGCTGCCGACGCTCCGTGCCGAGCGCCAGGCGACCTATTCGCCCGTCCTGCCGATCAGCCCCACATCGGGCATCGTGCTCCAGGTGCCGGTCGAGGTCGTCGATGCTGAGGCCGGCCTCATCGCTTTCGAGGATGAGGGCGAGCGGATCGTGCAGAGCGTGCTCGGCGGCAAGGCCAAGCTCCAGTGGAAGGTCGACTGGGCGATGCGCTGGGTCGCGCTCGACGTCGATTACGAGATGGCGGGCAAGGACCTGATCGACTCGGTTACCCAGTCGGGCAAGATCGCCCGCGTGCTCGGCGGCCGACCGCCCGAAGGCTTCAACTACGAGATGTTCCTCGACGAAAAGGGCGAGAAGATCTCCAAGTCCAAGGGCAACGGCCTCAGCCTCGAACAGTGGCTGACCTATGGCCCCGAGGAAAGCATCGCCTTCTACGCCTATCGCGAGCCGAAAAAGGCCAAGCAGCTGCATCTCGGCGTGATCCCGCGCGCGATCGACGAATACTGGCAGTTCCGCGGCAATTATGCCGGCCAGGCGGTCGAGCAGCGGCTGGGCAACCCGGTCCACCACATCCACAATGGCGAGCCGCCGGCGGAGACGCTGCCGGTCACCTTCGGACTGCTGCTCAACCTCGTCGGCGTAATGGGCGAGGCGACCAAGGAGCAGGTCTGGGGCTATCTGACGAATTATGTCCCGGACGCGAACCCGGCAACCTATCCGGCGCTCGACCGTCTGATCGGCTATGCGCTCGCCTATGCCCGCGATTTCGTCGCACCGACGCTCAAGAAGCGTGCGCCGGTGGGCGTAGAGATCGAGGCGTTGCAGCGGCTCGACACCGAACTCGCCGCCCTGCCCGCCGACGCCACGGCCGAAGCGATCCAGGACCAGGTCTACGAGATCGGCAAGACCGGTGGGTTCGAGACTCTGCGCGACTGGTTCAAGGCGCTGTACGAAACGCTGCTAGGCTCCGAACAGGGGCCGCGCATGGGCAGCTTCGTTGCGCTGTACGGCATCGCGAACAGCCGCAAGCTGATCGCCGACGCGCTGGCGAAGGTGGCGTAA
- the feoB gene encoding ferrous iron transporter B, whose translation MNTTPLVALVGNPNAGKSALFNALTGARQKVGNYPGVTVERHSGRMALPDGRPIELIDLPGAYSLDPGSPDEQVTRDVLLGRQQGERLPDAILTVVDASNLDNHLRFTLQLIALGLPIVVALNMVDLAERDGLKLDPEALERELGVPVVATVAVRRRGLDALKERMAEMVKGVTRIRPSPGVQHDIVLLQRRARQIATAVTISETAARRWTHRLDALFLHPVAGPIILLGTMFLMFQAVFAWSEVPKGFIEDGMQWLGTEIGAALPDGVLRSLIVDGVIAGVGAVVVFLPQILILFAFILVLEATGYMVRAAFLMDRVMASVGLSGRAFIPLLSSFACAVPGIMATRTIADEKDRLTTILIAPLMTCSARLPVYTIIIGALIPNKAVLPGMGLQGLVLFALYILGILGAFVVALVLRRTVTKGATSGFMMEMPKYQWPSARDVLLGLWQRALIFLKRAGTIILYTTVILWALLSFPKPPEGSGISQVDYSIAGRIGSGLEKIVAPIGFNRDMALAVIPAMAAREVAVAAIGTVYAIDNADDDSGKASIQQQLQKHWSLPSALAFLMWFVFAPQCISTIAVTRRETNGWKWPAFMIGYLFALAYVAAGITYWSAVGLGL comes from the coding sequence ATGAACACCACGCCATTGGTTGCGCTGGTCGGCAATCCCAATGCCGGCAAGAGCGCGCTGTTCAATGCGCTCACCGGCGCGCGGCAGAAGGTCGGCAATTATCCCGGCGTCACCGTCGAGCGCCATTCGGGCCGGATGGCGCTGCCCGATGGGCGGCCGATCGAGCTGATCGACCTGCCCGGCGCCTACAGCCTGGATCCCGGCAGTCCCGACGAGCAGGTGACGCGTGACGTGCTGCTCGGCCGCCAGCAGGGCGAGCGACTGCCGGACGCGATTCTCACCGTGGTCGACGCGTCCAATCTCGACAACCATCTCCGCTTCACGCTCCAGCTGATCGCGCTGGGCCTGCCGATCGTGGTGGCGCTCAACATGGTCGACCTCGCCGAGCGCGACGGGCTGAAGCTCGATCCGGAAGCGCTCGAGCGCGAGCTGGGCGTGCCGGTGGTCGCCACCGTTGCGGTGCGCCGCCGCGGACTCGACGCGCTGAAGGAGCGCATGGCCGAGATGGTGAAGGGCGTGACCAGGATCCGCCCCTCCCCCGGCGTGCAGCACGACATCGTCCTGCTCCAGCGCCGCGCGCGCCAGATCGCCACCGCAGTCACGATTTCCGAAACCGCCGCGCGGCGCTGGACGCATCGGCTCGACGCGCTGTTCCTCCATCCGGTCGCCGGGCCGATCATCCTGCTCGGCACGATGTTCCTGATGTTCCAGGCGGTCTTCGCCTGGTCCGAGGTGCCGAAGGGCTTCATCGAGGACGGCATGCAATGGCTCGGCACCGAGATCGGCGCCGCATTGCCCGATGGCGTTCTCCGTTCGCTGATCGTCGACGGGGTGATCGCCGGCGTCGGCGCGGTCGTTGTCTTCCTGCCGCAGATCCTGATCCTGTTCGCCTTCATCCTGGTGCTGGAAGCCACGGGCTACATGGTCCGCGCCGCTTTCCTGATGGACCGGGTGATGGCGAGCGTGGGGCTTTCGGGCCGTGCCTTCATCCCGCTGCTCTCCAGCTTCGCCTGCGCGGTGCCGGGAATCATGGCGACGCGCACCATCGCCGACGAGAAGGACCGGCTGACCACCATCCTGATCGCGCCGCTGATGACCTGCTCGGCACGTCTGCCGGTCTATACGATCATCATCGGTGCGCTCATCCCCAACAAGGCGGTGCTGCCGGGCATGGGGTTGCAGGGGCTGGTGCTGTTCGCCCTCTACATCCTCGGCATCCTCGGCGCCTTCGTCGTCGCGCTGGTGCTCCGCCGAACGGTGACCAAGGGGGCGACCTCGGGCTTCATGATGGAGATGCCCAAATATCAGTGGCCCAGCGCGCGCGACGTGCTGCTCGGGCTCTGGCAGCGTGCGCTGATCTTCCTCAAGCGCGCGGGCACGATCATCCTCTACACCACGGTGATCCTGTGGGCGCTCCTGAGCTTCCCCAAGCCGCCCGAGGGCAGCGGCATCTCGCAGGTCGATTATTCGATCGCGGGTCGCATCGGCAGCGGGCTGGAAAAGATCGTGGCGCCGATCGGCTTCAACCGCGACATGGCGCTGGCGGTCATCCCGGCGATGGCGGCGCGCGAAGTGGCGGTGGCGGCGATCGGCACCGTCTACGCGATCGACAATGCCGATGATGACTCGGGCAAGGCCTCGATCCAGCAGCAGCTCCAGAAGCATTGGAGTTTGCCCAGCGCGCTCGCCTTCCTGATGTGGTTCGTCTTCGCGCCGCAGTGCATCTCGACCATCGCGGTAACGCGGCGCGAGACCAATGGCTGGAAATGGCCGGCCTTCATGATCGGCTATCTGTTCGCGCTGGCCTATGTCGCGGCGGGCATCACCTACTGGAGCGCGGTGGGCCTGGGCCTCTAG
- a CDS encoding FeoA family protein has product MNATAAIPVPVRLAQLHRHAPGTVAGVDWDRLAEPEARRLRELGLDEGVEVELLHRSGIFGGPLACRIGRMTVALRRHVAAAIHVTPLAKHA; this is encoded by the coding sequence ATGAACGCGACCGCTGCGATTCCTGTGCCCGTACGACTCGCCCAACTGCATCGCCATGCCCCGGGCACGGTGGCCGGTGTCGACTGGGATCGGCTTGCAGAGCCCGAGGCGCGACGGCTGCGCGAACTGGGTCTCGACGAGGGCGTCGAGGTGGAATTGCTCCACCGCTCCGGCATTTTCGGCGGTCCGCTTGCCTGCCGCATTGGGCGGATGACCGTCGCGCTTCGCCGCCATGTCGCAGCTGCCATCCATGTGACGCCGCTGGCCAAGCACGCATGA
- a CDS encoding DUF72 domain-containing protein: MSDSPAPIRVGIGGWTFEPWRGTFYPDKLPQKRELEYAAAALTAIEINGTYYSTFKPASFANWAAAAPAGFIYTVKGSRFVTNRKVLAEAGESIARFCGQGLTELGDKLGPIFWQFMATKKFDPEDFGAFLKLLPATQDGVKLRHAVQVRHESFQTPAFVALCRAAGVGIVFADSPQYPGVADVSGDFVYARLEAGVDDNPFCYPEAELPRWVEAAKTWAAGGQPEGLPTFAPEPAPVRPRETFVFFIHGGKVRAPAGARELIRRLG; encoded by the coding sequence ATGTCCGATTCCCCCGCCCCCATCCGTGTCGGCATCGGCGGCTGGACCTTCGAGCCGTGGCGCGGGACCTTTTATCCCGACAAGCTGCCGCAGAAGCGCGAGCTGGAATATGCCGCCGCGGCGCTCACCGCGATCGAGATCAACGGCACCTATTATTCCACCTTCAAGCCGGCGAGTTTCGCCAACTGGGCGGCGGCGGCACCAGCGGGCTTTATATATACGGTGAAGGGCTCCCGCTTCGTCACCAATCGCAAGGTGCTGGCCGAGGCGGGGGAATCGATCGCGCGCTTCTGTGGACAGGGGCTGACCGAACTGGGCGACAAGCTCGGCCCGATCTTCTGGCAGTTCATGGCGACCAAGAAGTTCGATCCGGAGGATTTCGGCGCGTTCTTGAAGCTGCTGCCCGCGACGCAGGACGGCGTGAAGCTGCGCCATGCGGTGCAGGTACGGCACGAGAGCTTCCAGACGCCCGCATTCGTCGCGCTGTGTCGTGCGGCTGGCGTCGGCATCGTCTTTGCCGATTCGCCCCAGTATCCGGGTGTGGCCGATGTCAGCGGCGACTTCGTCTATGCGCGCCTGGAGGCAGGCGTGGACGACAATCCCTTCTGCTACCCTGAAGCCGAGCTGCCACGCTGGGTGGAAGCAGCGAAGACCTGGGCCGCGGGCGGCCAGCCCGAAGGGCTGCCGACCTTCGCACCCGAGCCGGCGCCAGTCCGCCCACGCGAGACCTTCGTCTTCTTCATCCATGGCGGCAAGGTGCGGGCGCCGGCGGGCGCGCGGGAACTGATCCGCCGTCTCGGTTGA